Within the Longimicrobiaceae bacterium genome, the region CCCGGCGGAAGGTGGTGACCTCGTACATCCGCCCGTCCTTCCCCAGCACCCCCACCGTCCCGTGCTCGATCCCCACCGGGATGGTGCGCCGGAAGAGGCGCCGCACGTCGCCGGGACGGGCGGCGGTGGTCAGGTCCCAATCGCCGGGGGCGCGCCCCGCCAGCGCGTCGCGCACCGCGCCGCCCACGGCCCAGGTGGAGAAGCCCGCCTCCTCCAGCACGCGGGCGATCCGGACCACCTCGTGCGGGGCGCCCAGGTCGGGGCGCGCGGCCTCGGACGGCATCACGCGAGCAGGGCCGCGGGCGGGAGCTCGCGCTTGTGCTGGCTCGCCAGGAAGCGGCGGCGGATCCGGGCGTCCGCCTCCGCGCTCCCGGAGCTCCCCTCCTCCAGGTAGCGGTCGATCTGCTCGTAGGTGATCCCCAGCTCCTCCTCGTCGGTCTGCCCCTCCCACAGCCCGGCGGAGGGCGCCCGCTCCACGATCCGCTCAGGGACGCTCAACTCCCGCGCCACGGCCCGCACCTCGGTCTTGGTGAGGTCGGCCAGGGGGAGGAGGTCCACCCCGGAGTCGCCATACTTGGTGAAGTACCCCACCGTCAGCTCCGCCTTGTTCCCCGTGCCCACGACCAGGTAGTTCAGCAGCGAGGCGAAGTGGTAGAGGGTCGTCATCCGCAGGCGGGGCTTGACGTTGGCGGTGGCGAGCACGGCGGCCTCGGGGCTGGTGGGCTCCAGGCCGGTGGCGTCGCGCTCGGCGCGGAAGGCCTCCTCCAGCGCCTGGAAAGCCGGGAGGAGGTCGGGGGCGATCACCCGCACCCCGAAGCGCTCCCCCGTCAGCCGACCCAGCTCCTCGTCCTCCGGCACGTTGCCGATGGGCATCACCACCCCCAGGCAGCGCTCCGGGCCCATTGCCCGGGCGCAGAGGCCGCACGCCACCGCCGAGTCGATCCCCCCGGACAGGCCGAACACGGCGCCCGTGGCCCCGGCGCGCTCCACGTGCTCGCGGATCCAGCCCGTGAGGCCCTCGACGAGGGCGCGGGGGTCTCTGCTCTTCTGCATCGCGTCTTCTCCGGGAAACGTGCGGCGCTGCGGGCACGGGCGAGCCGGTTGGCGATCCGTCCCCGTCCCGTTATGTTTATGGACACCTCCAGCCCCGGCAAACTATGGATCTGCAGACGTTTCTTCAACGCTCCGCCGCCACCGAGCCGTTCCGCGCGGCGGTGGGCCGCTTCCTCCGGGACGGGCGCCCCTGCGAGCGGGTGTCGTTCAACCAGCCGTCCCCGCCGGTGAAGGTGGAGCGCACGCTCACCCGCGTGCTGGAGGCCTACGCCGACCTCCCGGTGGAGCGCGTGGAGATCCACGCCGTCAGCGGCTGCGAGTTCTTCCGCGGCACGGCCACGATCCGCGCCGGGGGCGAGGAGCGCCGGGTCGACTTCGACTGGGACTGCCGCTGGCGCGCCGAGCAGCAGGGGTGGCGCGACTACTTCGGCTTCGCGGACCAGGGCCGCGCCGCGCGCGAGTTCGGGTACGACTGCTTCCGCAAGTGGGAGGAGGTCGGCGTCCTGGAGGCCAGGTAGCCGCCGGCCCCGCTGGAGGCACGATGCGCGAACGGCCGCCCCCTTCGGGGCGGCCGTTCGCGTTTCCGGACCGGGAGCGGGAGGCGTCCCGCCGGCTCACCACCAGGTCAGCGGCGGAAGGCGGTTCCCGAACTGGCTCATCTTCTCCACGTACCAGGTCGTGTAGACGCGGATCGCCCGGCCCCCGCCGTACGACTCGATCAGGAACATCTCCTCGGGCGCCATGGAGCGCAGCGCCTCCAGCCCCGCCGGCGAGTACGTGTCGTCGATGAAGACCGCGGGTCTCACGGTCCGCCCGCGCACGGTGGCGCAGTTGAAC harbors:
- the nadE gene encoding NAD(+) synthase, which produces MQKSRDPRALVEGLTGWIREHVERAGATGAVFGLSGGIDSAVACGLCARAMGPERCLGVVMPIGNVPEDEELGRLTGERFGVRVIAPDLLPAFQALEEAFRAERDATGLEPTSPEAAVLATANVKPRLRMTTLYHFASLLNYLVVGTGNKAELTVGYFTKYGDSGVDLLPLADLTKTEVRAVARELSVPERIVERAPSAGLWEGQTDEEELGITYEQIDRYLEEGSSGSAEADARIRRRFLASQHKRELPPAALLA